The following are from one region of the Gryllotalpicola protaetiae genome:
- a CDS encoding NUDIX hydrolase — protein MTARAQLAALAASSANGEAFARLRPALTGVGRAAAVLMLFGELDRLPSERPAQASAVSRDLDVLLVERASSLRAHPGQIAFPGGRIDAGDHTPVAAALREAREETGLDPDGVEVLGALGVVPLEHSQHLVTPVLGWWREPSPVRVVDEAECAAVFRTPVSDLLDPAARGVTVIRRGGREWRGPAFEIRTETGERVLWGFTAMLLDAVFEALAWTEAWDAGRELPLD, from the coding sequence GTGACCGCCCGCGCGCAGCTCGCGGCGCTCGCCGCGTCGTCGGCGAACGGTGAGGCCTTCGCCCGGCTGCGTCCGGCGCTCACGGGCGTCGGTCGGGCAGCCGCCGTGCTGATGCTCTTCGGAGAGTTGGACAGGCTGCCGAGCGAGCGGCCGGCGCAGGCATCCGCCGTCTCTCGCGATCTCGACGTGCTGCTCGTCGAACGCGCCTCGAGCCTGCGCGCGCACCCCGGGCAGATCGCGTTCCCCGGCGGCCGGATCGACGCGGGCGATCACACGCCGGTCGCTGCGGCGCTGCGCGAGGCTCGGGAGGAGACCGGCCTCGACCCCGACGGCGTCGAGGTGCTCGGCGCGCTCGGAGTCGTGCCGCTCGAGCACTCGCAGCACCTCGTGACCCCTGTGCTCGGCTGGTGGCGCGAGCCGTCGCCGGTGCGCGTCGTCGACGAGGCGGAGTGCGCGGCGGTCTTCCGCACCCCGGTCTCCGATCTGCTCGACCCGGCTGCGCGCGGGGTGACCGTGATCAGACGCGGCGGGCGCGAGTGGCGCGGGCCGGCGTTCGAGATTCGAACGGAGACCGGCGAGCGAGTGCTCTGGGGCTTCACGGCGATGCTGCTCGACGCGGTCTTCGAGGCGCTCGCGTGGACCGAGGCGTGGGATGCGGGGCGGGAGCTGCCCCTCGACTGA
- a CDS encoding PadR family transcriptional regulator gives MSSPFTGGGARPSLSDAFDQLRSAVEQRLSPRDGRGGDVRAAILTVLAEKPATGGEIITEAGVRSGGSWKPSAGEVYPTLQLLVDEGALTSKVVGGRKTYSLTEEGQAEADAAAGSAAGQTPGRHELFGPLPKAGMELAQAAAQVQRSGTLEQQKQAATLLDEVRRKLYAILAQD, from the coding sequence ATGAGCAGTCCCTTCACCGGCGGGGGCGCGCGCCCCTCCCTTTCCGACGCGTTCGACCAGCTGCGATCGGCGGTCGAACAGCGACTGTCACCCCGCGACGGGCGAGGTGGCGACGTGCGCGCCGCGATCCTCACCGTGCTGGCGGAGAAGCCGGCGACCGGTGGCGAGATCATCACCGAGGCCGGCGTGCGCAGCGGCGGCAGCTGGAAGCCGAGCGCCGGCGAGGTCTACCCGACGCTGCAGCTGCTCGTCGACGAGGGCGCGCTGACCTCGAAGGTCGTCGGCGGTCGCAAGACCTACTCGCTGACCGAGGAGGGGCAGGCAGAGGCGGATGCCGCCGCCGGAAGCGCCGCCGGTCAGACCCCCGGCAGGCACGAGCTGTTCGGCCCGCTGCCGAAGGCCGGCATGGAGCTCGCGCAGGCAGCCGCGCAGGTGCAGCGTTCCGGCACGCTCGAGCAGCAGAAGCAGGCGGCGACGCTGCTCGACGAGGTGCGTCGCAAGCTGTACGCGATCCTCGCGCAGGACTGA
- a CDS encoding ABC1 kinase family protein: MPEAGAPAPGTTPQAALERARYRRILRFAGRYLAQAWWYELVLPRIGLERLSARGRAARLTRLAQRFHVLAVELGGLMIKVGQFLSSRLDVLPPEITRELAGLQDEVPPAPFAAVKELAEAELGVPLTEAYAAFDEVPVAAASLGQAHRAHLSPRDAAELGQDAVVVKVQRPGIRSIVDVDLAALRRVAGWLSRLRIVSDHVDARSLVAEFAKTSLEEIDYLHEAAGAERFAAMFAKDPRVVVPDVVWERTTRRVLTLGDVTAIKINDVDGLRAAGIDPSQVAAVFAEVMFEQLLGQGYFHADPHPGNVFVTPDAGAPGFRLTFIDFGMMGEITDELRAGLRRLLVAVAARDGRGLIESVKEVGILLPTADTAELERAMTQLFDRFGGMGFAQLRRIDQREFRDFGQEFGRVVRSLPFQLPEDFLLVIRAMSLTSGVCSSLDPEFNIWDAIEPFASRLLREEGGNVVAVAARETVSAAGVFVRLPGRIDALITRVNDGAVTVATPAIDRRLSRLERLVRRAVGAVLFAGFLIGGVLLLPLAAPLGIVLMCVSAVPLLYALLGGGR, from the coding sequence ATGCCGGAAGCGGGCGCTCCCGCCCCGGGCACGACGCCCCAGGCGGCGCTCGAACGCGCCCGCTACCGCCGCATCCTACGATTCGCCGGCCGCTACCTCGCCCAGGCGTGGTGGTACGAGCTGGTCCTTCCCCGCATCGGGCTCGAGCGACTGTCTGCGCGCGGGCGCGCCGCCCGGCTGACGCGGCTCGCGCAACGGTTCCACGTGCTCGCGGTCGAGCTCGGCGGCCTCATGATCAAGGTCGGGCAATTCCTGTCGAGCCGGCTCGACGTGCTGCCGCCCGAGATCACCCGCGAGCTCGCCGGACTGCAGGACGAGGTGCCGCCGGCGCCGTTCGCCGCAGTCAAAGAGCTCGCCGAGGCCGAGCTCGGCGTGCCGCTCACCGAGGCGTACGCGGCGTTCGACGAGGTGCCGGTGGCCGCGGCGTCCCTCGGGCAGGCGCATCGCGCGCACCTCTCACCGCGAGATGCGGCAGAGCTCGGCCAGGACGCCGTCGTGGTGAAGGTGCAGCGGCCGGGCATCCGCTCGATCGTCGATGTCGACCTCGCCGCGCTGCGCCGGGTGGCCGGCTGGCTCAGCCGCCTGCGCATCGTGTCCGACCATGTCGACGCCCGGTCGCTCGTCGCGGAGTTCGCGAAGACGAGCCTCGAAGAGATCGACTACCTGCACGAGGCCGCAGGCGCCGAGCGGTTCGCCGCGATGTTCGCGAAGGACCCGCGCGTGGTGGTGCCCGACGTCGTGTGGGAGCGCACGACTCGCCGCGTGCTCACCCTCGGCGACGTGACGGCGATCAAGATCAACGACGTCGACGGGCTGCGCGCGGCCGGCATCGACCCGTCGCAGGTGGCCGCGGTCTTCGCCGAGGTGATGTTCGAGCAGCTGCTCGGGCAGGGATATTTCCACGCGGACCCGCACCCGGGCAACGTGTTCGTGACGCCCGACGCGGGCGCTCCCGGCTTCCGGCTCACCTTCATCGACTTCGGCATGATGGGCGAGATCACCGACGAGCTGCGCGCGGGCCTGCGTAGGTTGCTCGTCGCGGTGGCCGCGCGCGACGGGCGCGGGCTGATCGAGAGCGTGAAAGAGGTCGGCATCCTGCTGCCCACGGCCGACACGGCCGAGCTCGAGCGCGCGATGACGCAGCTGTTCGACCGCTTCGGCGGCATGGGCTTCGCGCAGCTGCGGCGCATCGACCAGCGCGAGTTCCGCGACTTCGGGCAGGAGTTCGGCCGGGTCGTGCGATCGCTGCCGTTCCAGCTGCCGGAGGACTTCCTGCTCGTCATCCGTGCGATGTCGCTGACCTCTGGCGTGTGCAGCTCGCTCGACCCCGAGTTCAACATCTGGGACGCGATCGAACCGTTCGCGTCGCGCCTGCTGCGCGAGGAGGGCGGGAACGTCGTGGCGGTCGCCGCGCGCGAGACGGTGTCGGCCGCCGGTGTCTTCGTGCGCCTGCCCGGCCGCATCGACGCGCTCATCACGCGCGTCAACGACGGGGCGGTCACGGTCGCGACGCCCGCGATCGACCGGCGGCTCTCGCGACTCGAGCGCCTGGTGCGGCGCGCGGTGGGTGCGGTTCTGTTCGCCGGATTCCTGATCGGGGGCGTCCTGCTGCTGCCCCTGGCGGCGCCGCTCGGCATCGTCCTGATGTGCGTCTCGGCTGTGCCCCTGCTGTACGCCTTGCTCGGCGGCGGCCGGTGA
- a CDS encoding NAD(P)-dependent oxidoreductase, whose translation MPHEILVIGDSYMNAALFVDALQQHGLEADATTVTITDSPTWPTDGLSEFEGDPAEVSALIDGHRIVAFHGAPVSRRVIEENPSIELLGCARGGPVNVDLAAAAERDVAVTTTPGKNAAAVADLTIGFLIDLLRNVPASVRDAERRRDSDLPLVESTFDGARWFGFELKGRRLGLVGLGNVARLVAERALALGLEVLAFDPYVPAGSVAGVTRVDSVDDLLPQVDIVSLHARATAENRHLIGAEQFAALRRGAFFINTARESLVDESALLDAVRSGHLGGAAMDVAETDGPWRELLAEPNVILTPHIAGATFETLQRGAQMLADEILAFTTGGELKWLR comes from the coding sequence ATGCCTCACGAAATCCTCGTCATCGGGGACAGCTACATGAACGCCGCGCTCTTCGTCGACGCCCTGCAGCAGCATGGGCTCGAAGCCGATGCGACGACGGTGACGATCACCGACAGCCCCACGTGGCCGACCGACGGGCTGAGCGAGTTCGAAGGCGACCCGGCGGAGGTGAGCGCGCTCATCGACGGGCATCGCATCGTGGCGTTCCACGGCGCCCCGGTCAGCCGCCGGGTGATCGAGGAGAATCCGTCGATCGAGCTGCTCGGCTGCGCGCGCGGCGGCCCCGTCAACGTCGACCTGGCCGCGGCCGCGGAGCGCGACGTCGCGGTCACCACGACCCCCGGCAAGAACGCGGCGGCCGTCGCCGACCTCACGATCGGGTTCCTCATCGACCTGCTGCGCAACGTGCCCGCGTCGGTGCGCGATGCCGAGCGGCGCCGCGACTCGGACCTGCCGCTCGTCGAATCGACCTTCGACGGCGCCCGCTGGTTCGGGTTCGAGCTCAAGGGCCGCAGGCTAGGGCTCGTCGGCCTCGGCAACGTCGCCAGGCTGGTGGCCGAGCGGGCGCTCGCACTCGGGCTCGAGGTGCTGGCGTTCGACCCGTATGTGCCAGCGGGGTCGGTCGCGGGCGTGACCCGGGTCGACAGCGTCGACGACCTGCTGCCCCAGGTCGACATCGTGAGCCTGCACGCGCGCGCGACCGCCGAGAACCGGCATCTGATCGGCGCCGAGCAGTTCGCTGCCCTGCGCCGGGGCGCGTTTTTCATCAACACGGCGCGCGAGTCGCTCGTCGACGAGAGCGCGCTGCTCGACGCGGTGCGCAGCGGCCACCTCGGCGGTGCGGCGATGGATGTCGCCGAGACCGACGGCCCCTGGCGTGAGCTGCTCGCCGAGCCGAACGTCATCCTCACGCCGCACATCGCAGGTGCGACCTTCGAGACGCTGCAGCGCGGGGCGCAGATGCTCGCCGACGAGATCCTGGCGTTCACGACCGGCGGCGAGCTGAAGTGGCTCAGGTGA